Below is a genomic region from Belonocnema kinseyi isolate 2016_QV_RU_SX_M_011 chromosome 4, B_treatae_v1, whole genome shotgun sequence.
GACCTTAAGAAGTTGTTGGAATCTGTAAAAACTGGTCTGGAACCGGCTTTAGTCaaagtaaataatttcatttctgaaaatgtttaaacCTTAGTTCATGTTCTCTAACAatgaattcaatattattaaagtcttttaaagttgtcaaaatttctcaaaaagattttagaacttaattattaataactaaaCTAATTACTTTTCTTACAGAGTTACCTTTGGCAACTCCTTCATGCAATTTCTTTTTGCCACGTACACCTCATTCTGCACCGAGACTTAAAGCCACAGAATCTTTTGATCGACCGGGAAGGGAACATAAAACTAGCCGATTTTGGATTGGCACGAGCGTTTGGAGTCCCTGTCCGGACATACACCCACGAAGTAGTGACTTTGTGGTACCGACCACCGGAAATTCTTCTAGGAACCAAATTATACTCCACTGCTGTTGACATATGGAGCCTTGGATGCATCTTCACAGAAATGGTATTTATCTcctcaaacaaatttcaatttttatttggatttgTGTAAGGGTTCACAATATTTCCcctaaaagttccttttttatcTTCGATACCTAAAAGTTtcctaattttcttattttccctaaaattaaaaaaaaattgtcaatcacATAGAAGTCTTTTTCGGTTTaagattttgaataaacaaagaataaataataaatataaatttacactGACATTTACCATCGTTAtaataaactatatattttagaaaatcaattatGATGTTGGAAAAATTACAAGTTcttatatagtttttattttttttttgctgctaTTAGAAATGGTAAAACAGGGTGGCAGCTGGACCagtaaatgacagtgaatttatttttgaccgataattttacaaatttttagaaagaaaacaaTATGTCCCAAcattgatttcaaccgtttttttaatgattggttgaattgttatttttctcaattatattattcagttataatgtgtgtttcaaaaaattatcactTATTTTGAAtggcagttttaaagacttaaaacattaaaattttgaaacatttgaagtctacgatttttgataaaaaacttttttagttgatcaaccGTGAATATACattatagttattttttcaattaaactttacATTAAGGTTTAACAAGTGAATAGTAATATTGATTTTACAAcacgattcgaaatcagttcaaaattgaagaattaccaTAATTTAACGTTAAagattaaactcttttaattagaaagtcttagtagttaaaaaatgtaaatgtccgattgaaactttataaactatttacaaatttaaaaataatttctaaataatattcagaaaatttttactgTTCGTTTAAAACCAGTAAacgaaacaaaaaactaaactttgaacgttacaacttTTAATgctctaatttaaaaagaaaaaaattcgagtcaattgaaatgatatttagaaggtctgaaaagattcaaaattaattaaaaatttgaaattgtttcaaataatttaaacgaagtatcTACGTATACCAACAAAATTTGGCTATTCGAACTAAAATTTCAGTGTGAATAGCTCACGgtctaattcaaaacaaaatatagattggTGTAGGTTTCgagcaaaaaatttagaaaatgtttaagaattgttaaaggcttcaaaagaataaaaaaaaacgtttctgaaaatttctaggaaaattgagaATAACTtgattttgacaaattaatttttaagataatatttttttaaaaattcgaaattgtcaTAAATGATTCTGGAAGatgttaaggaaatatttttaattttgcaggatttaaaaaaattaaggaaaagttTCAGGAAGAATTCAAATCAATCCAAaagatgtttaaattttgataaaatgtaaaataatatacagatttttgaatatttgtaaataaaattttgaagaatttaaaaatataccttgATAGctttaatcataatttattatcgaCAGGTAAACATTTACTCTCggatttatgaaattattaattgattgGGATTTTTTACATTGGATTAATGAGTCccattttatcaattaaaaataccataattttTATTGGCAAACTAaatattctggaaaaaattataattttaagaaaactaaatatttgagaaaacaaatcataatttcaagaattttaggttTTACATTCAAGTTTGCGATGGAAAAGAATAAATCATATAGGAAATAGGCGCAAGCAAAATTAAGAATGTTGGCttcttaatttagtttttataaaatcaatcattttgaaaGATCGATCTGTTATGAGAACGGTGACATTGTTTCTTTTTAGCATTGTTTCTAGTTCGTCAAAAGTTGTATTAAATTCGACTTTTCttgcaaatatattatttattataatttacataTATTCAGAAGTCCCCAAGTCacctgtttttatattttaagtaccCTTCATAGAGTGTGTACTCAAATCCTGTAAataaattccctgacaattccaggttgtTCCCAGGTAtctaaagtttaaaacaattgactCGGAATATGTATAAAGTTTCGCGAGTTAACTCTAAATAATGTCTTTTTCAGTTTTTGggattcaatttgtttaatttagaaaggttTGACAAGTgatattacaagatattcctaaatatattagcaccatgaattaattattaattaaataatactaaaaacataattactcATTTCTTGAGTTTGTTCTTCAAGTCCATgagtttgaacaataattaaaataaatttgcacatttaagtttaaaatattgcatttctaaCAAggtagatgcatttttaacgaactagttgaattttctactaaaaagattaattttcttccaaataagacaatattttaagtaaaatacataagttcttaggcaaacagttgaatttacaacttaaaaaagttaattttcaaataaatttttaaattttcatccgagaaagatcagttttttaaccaagcaaggaagacttaaatttttatttaaaaataacaatattcaacaaaaaaaaatcaagaagattaatttctacaaacaaacaaaaaacgaattttcgattaaaaacaaatattaatccaaaaattgaatacatagttatatttgcagtttaaaattgattttaaaaaacacacactaacaaattgtcaacaaaatagttaaagtttcagtaaaaaattaatttacagataaaataaatcgaattgtcaacaaaatagcttattttCTAACCAGTGatgagacaaaaaaatttttttccaaaagagtTTAGCTGTCAACCAAGTTACTACATTTTCATtctcaaaaagataatttatgaAGGAATGATGTAGTAGTTGATGgttcaaccaaagaatatttttattttcaataaaagacatttgcataaaatcaaaaatataagttttcaacatgagtcgaattttgaactaataagaaaaattttcagtcaagagagataACAAATTGTAAACAATCCCTTGAATTtgcaaaatacgtgaattttcgaccagaactaaattaaattaaattaaaatttttagttaatgacCTTAaatccaaacaaacaaaaaaacacaaatgtttaataatatagttaaatacaGTCATATAAagctaattttagaaataaagaataattgttattcaattttatattgaaattaaacaaaaaaattaagcacgctctcgAACAAATTCcctatctttgaaaaaaatgcccTGACATTTCCAGGGTTTTCAGGTACGTTAGATACCCTGCCTTTTTTCCCTGAAATATTTGTTAGAATCACGGTGAAACttgttaaatatatttgtttaacagGCGACAAAGAGGGCTCTATTTCCTGGCGATTCCGAGATAGATCAGCTCTTTAGGATATTTCGAACCTTAGGAACCCCAGACGAAACTGTTTGGCCTGGAGTGTCGCAGCTTCCAGATTACAAATCAATGTTTCCCCGTTGGGATGCTCGCAGTTTAGATGAAGTCGTCTGTACCTTTGACGACGATGCCAAAGATTTACTCACTGtaagtgtttttatttaattgaataattttagacttCAAGCCTTCTGAAATTAACAATTTCCAACTTATAGGCCTCGGACTCACAAAACTGttgacactatttttctactatttcaaaaaaaatgacaTGAAAGACACTAATTTCTCACTGTTATCTGCCAATGtcactatttctttacttttccttgaaaaatatttttgaccttCTTGGCTGATTAGCTAAAGTAATATGTCCTACATCTCGAGGAATCAAAACATACCGAAAAATTGTCGTAATGGCTTTTTGGGGGTCGTGCATAAATTacgtgattttttttctgaaatttgtaaccaCGCCTTCCTTGCCcctattttacgtaatttttgccGACTGCATTTTTTTCGCGATTTTTGTCAGGGgtcattaaaaaaaacgttaGTTAATTCGGGTGATCTTAATGTTCCTTATGAATTAACAAAGTTGTCCAACGTTAaaccaagtcgttgaattttctaccaaataatttaattttcaacctttaagatcaatttgcaacactgaagattaatttgttacaaaaaaaaaaatctgaagaaaatacatacgtttttgatcaaatagtaaaattttcaaccaagcttaTTCGTTTTGTACCAGAAAAggcgattttccaaaaaaaaagtgttcaaccaattagttgtattttagttaaaaaattcaattttaacaaaacaaaaaaatgaacttgtaagaaagtagttttactttaaatcaagaattggaatttttaacttaagaaaggaaattttcagcaaaaaatgtaacagttaatatttcagcaacaaaaatttaatttaatttatatattaattgctgaatttagaaaaatcgattataaccaaaaatggagcagttagattttcattcaggagaattaattttcaatttataaaaaaatgttctataaaatagtttaattttctaccaaatcttgaattttcaagtcaaaaagacgaattttctacaaaacagttgattttccaacccgagaatatgaattttcaaccaaacagctaaatttttagttaaaacaaaattttttaacaaataagaagaacacattttcatcttaaattaattaattaatttttaaccagaataattAACTCCTctgaaagtagttcaattttgaaagaaggaattgcattttttaacttagtaaatgaatttttaacaaaacgtgtagtagctgatattttaaccaaaaaagtatttcatttgaaaataaaaaatagttggattgtaccaaaacgaaaaaaagaaattttcaacaaactacttaAATCCTaaacaaaatcatttattttcaatgaaatagttgcatttttaaccaaaaaattgattttctacacaaaagagaagaattttcaacaaaatgcctaaatttgcaaccaaattcttgaatttttgacccgaagaaacgaattttttacaaaaccgttcaattttcaaccaagaagttaattttcaactgaaaccgattaattcttaaccaaagaaggtaaattttctaccgcACGAGCTgcgttttcaaatcaaaaagatgattatttaataaaatagttgcatgtttaacaaaggaaatttattattctcgaaagaaagaaaatttcaatcgaattgttgaattgttaataaaataattcgattttgtacaaaataataaaatttgtgaccaaaaaatatatagtagaaaaaaataatagtttgcaTTAAAGTGAAGAAAAGAGGCTGAAGCCTGAGATATATAAAcagcaatttttataatttataggctaaataatataattttaaataaacgtcgaagttcattttcaatactttaaaaatattagattagtAAACTggacattttatttgaaaaataaagttaactTTCATTGTACACTTTTTGATTTTGGACAATATAGTTTTAAATTCCAACAATACGtaaatttaatacttgaaaaatcgCATGACACTGTTttatcgatatttaaaaattttgtacactACGCTATTTTTGACCTCTGAAGTGAGTCCGAGACCTGAGCTTAATGCcttcgaaaaatagaaaaaataaaaactgacctAATGAAAATAGCCCCTcttgaaattgcatttttgtctgTAGAAACTCCTGGCCTACGATCCAAATCAGAGGATCACAGCAATGATGGCACTCCGTCATCCttacttcaaaaatgtaaaactagTTCCACCACCACTGCCAAAGAAAGACTAAACTGAATTGAACCCCTCACCTCATAGTTCTTCgactataatttttataaatattttaataagaatttaatttataatatttcgtatttttccAAGCGAGTACAATCGTTAATGGAGGAAGGCGCATATCAAGATAGAATTGAAGTTGTAACGTAATACGctttttaaatcagtaaaataattagtaataataggagtaataaagaattatttacacTTGTTTCTTGGTCTATATTTTTATAACGCCGTTGTCTTTGTACAAAATATGGCACCCGTTTCCCTTGcggcaaaataaaataatttgggaTATGCAGGGTTGCTGCAAGACcaaaaaagtcatgaaattttgaaacagttaattttattttttgatacgcacctatttcaaagtctttataattaatttagtaatttgTGAATTAATAcgaattgattttctactaacatatatattttatagttaattttcGATCATTAGGtctcttttttgtaataatttttattatactagAAAACATATGCGCGATTTTTTTGGTCtcgtgtacattttttaattaaactataaaattagtattgttacaacatttttgtattttagagtATCTGTTatctaaaataatgtaaaagaaaAGTCAAACTTCAacgattttggttttaaattactGATTTTCGGTCGAAATATTAATATAACTcagcacaaaatttttaaaaacccaaGAGAACCGGGAAAAACTTCAATCGGGAGAAAaccgggagagaaatattacacctggagatttcccgtattttatatttttcacattttgtaattattgaaaattcccaactagaaattatataatttttaaaatgtttggaatggttaaactttaaaggtttacaatatttctcgctttatttaaaattctgcaatttgtaATAGTGAACATAACAATGACTGTTGATTTGACAAAATTACATCTTTTAGTGAGAAAAAAACCTATCCAGTTCttttaaatgtcacttgatactacattATGATactcattaataatatatttttagaataatttttggatgtgtgaaattttaaatttcaatatattgttgtttcaaattcaaatattcgaaattttaggaccatttcactattaaatatttcgaaattttatattaaaggccATGAtactcagttttaaatttaataatttttgatgtaaatataaagcaatttttgattgaaaagcatgaaactgtacattttcaaaaaatgaaatcatataacaatattgttttgtattctttatcttaatttttaattttatatttaaaatctcaaaattctctgattcttagttgaaagtttaaacaaataagtaatttcaaattgaaaaatattttatattcgaaaatttctaGATGGAATcataattctaaaggaagatttgaaataaaaaaattttaaattaagtttcaaataaaaaacgatgaaaattaatctatctgaaattgatGCATCAGTAAAAGGACACTTTTGGTAATTGCAAGTGGTCGCAATTtcagatttctgaatttttattaaaaacactacatttttaattttttccttttttggttttaatcttcaattaaaattgaattgtttaaattttggaaagtattattagcaacttgaaaagtattaatttttaagttttaaataaatttctcatTCGTTTACGTTTTAACGTTTggaagtatatatatttttatttttaacgtttcccgtttaaaattactatatatttcgaaaggtttttattttaaataattcaattcatttgtcattttagaaaacgttttctaattatttttaatgttaacttGTAATTTCATCATGCCATGATAGGAACGTGCGATTTGCGCATGTGCATTTGCTTTTAGTGTGCAATAAAACGCTTATCTGTACTTTCCTTTATTAGAAACAACAATTTCATGATCCTtcttattatatgatttaaaaatcaattaatttttttcaacaaagtttgcTGATATTTATCGACTTCcgaaatttataatatatgtgaaaaaccCATGGGTTTtacaaagaaagttaatttttttataaacccgGAGAAATCACGAATATGCAACGGGAGATAACCGGGAgacgaaaatttaaacaaaaatgaccacCCTGATAAGAAGAtaaagttgagatttttttttaaacctcataAATTCCCTACTGCCAGAATTGGATGATTATTAATTTGCCAAAACACTATTTGTCACTGGCTAAACAATTTcgaagaaaatcaacttttaacattttcttttaaggattaaaatgttcatttaattttaaactgttgaaaattaaaagttaaatttttaatagttaaaaattcaataaaaaatgtttttcccttttcaattttctggaaatttttactgttgaatattcaattttcttcaattctcaatattcttaaatttttaaatgttgaaaattaaatttttttcgttgaaaaacaaTAACACAATCCAAAAtagttaaaagattctaaatcttgttcattCGTTTAAATAACCGATTTCatgtaaaaaagtgaaaataggcttaaattgttcataaattgtacattttctttGAAGTCTCTATTGAAAACTACTATGCTAACCTACagttgtgtaaaaaatttaaatattcttttgaaatctaagGTTTTTTAACCGAAAGTACAGATTTATGGTATAAAACaccaacataaccttaaattgttgaTAAAGTTGTGAATCTTatgtgaaaactaattttttcttttaaaatatcaatttccgacgaaaaacaataaaataatccaaaattgtgcaaattataatgatttttgtttaaataccaattttggtttaattcattgatttcttgtttaaaaaaggtTAACTAAACTTTAAAGTATGATAAAAAGCTGCGaattatctttgaaatttaattatttttttaatgttaaaataccaatttccgaaaaaaacactaatataatctaaaattgttcaaatatgcTAAGTCTTATTCAAATTACAATgacttttgcttaaaaaaaaacaatcttgtttgcaaacctaatgattttttaatcaaaaattgctaTTTCTCATGAAAAGTGCCAACAAATTCGAAATTGTTCAAACatgtaaataaaaatctttggatttaaatccatttatttttgtttaaaaatactaattacaGGTAAAACAAACGCACCAACATAACCTACAggcgttaaaaaattgtaaatgttctttgagattcaataattttttacaaaaaaataatttctgaggAAAGTCACTGATATAACTAACCATGACAGAAAATGGCttagaattttgtattattttttttcaaatataatgactttttcactaaaaatatacagtcttcccagtgggcacacaagtcctaaacttgtcctatatacgtcttccggcggacgtcctgaggaccttttaaagacatgaaaagatccaaaggatgtcttaaagacgtcaaatcat
It encodes:
- the LOC117171996 gene encoding cyclin-dependent kinase 2; the protein is MPHKNGDNGGVKVMDNFVQIEKIGEGTYGVVYKAKDKLTGKLVALKKIRLETESEGVPSTAIREISLLKELAHPNIVQLLDVVQGDRHLYLVFEFLQQDLKKLLESVKTGLEPALVKSYLWQLLHAISFCHVHLILHRDLKPQNLLIDREGNIKLADFGLARAFGVPVRTYTHEVVTLWYRPPEILLGTKLYSTAVDIWSLGCIFTEMATKRALFPGDSEIDQLFRIFRTLGTPDETVWPGVSQLPDYKSMFPRWDARSLDEVVCTFDDDAKDLLTKLLAYDPNQRITAMMALRHPYFKNVKLVPPPLPKKD